One genomic window of Marinobacter adhaerens HP15 includes the following:
- a CDS encoding HAMP domain-containing hybrid sensor histidine kinase/response regulator: protein MNNSHRQQRPMSRKLLLLGALPAIVMFIVLMVFFTSVRLEDARRDLSDSSQMLADSLAPALEYAVVSGNTLALDQILSQSLRRSKADWIRVSDVMGDQLGFVSREPINPGEIPERYQIYEAEILQQPLEFGSERTAEWFEPDYGFGSGSLRVGTVQVGVSQDVLAERRQDILWTSIAVGVALLLFSILIINHFLGAILAPIRDLAGRIGQLTDGDYQERPLNTHQSSKEIVAIEEQLNQLAHHLAGLKTARDQTLAASEGAREKAEMANQAKSEFLATMSHELRTPLNGVLGMVDLIQEEPLTQRQREYLNTARQSTEDLLTVIGDILDYSKMDSGTLKLESQEFNLRELISNCTATYRHLAEQQGLALNLKFFGDWPDNPVVIGDPARLRQILAGLADNAIKFTGDGFINIQAGFFALEDNCIILNCSVSDSGSGIPTERLHDIFNSFEQVDGGNSRLYGGTGLGLSLVQRLVELMGGHIQVETDLGKGSSFRFELPFELADRPSEPEPSGTPPRETINGTSHALVVEDNPVNQRVATAMLKRLGFHTDSANNGKEALDRVTTNHTGYDIILMDCQMPVMDGYEATRYIREWEQSNGQIGTPIIALTADVLPGTEKSCLDCGMNDYLAKPVRKEMLREVLSRWIKL, encoded by the coding sequence ATGAATAACAGCCACAGACAACAGCGCCCCATGTCGCGAAAGCTGCTGCTCCTTGGAGCTCTGCCAGCCATCGTCATGTTTATCGTTCTGATGGTGTTCTTCACGTCTGTGCGCCTTGAGGATGCGCGCCGGGATCTGTCCGACAGCAGCCAGATGCTTGCCGACAGCCTCGCCCCTGCCCTGGAATACGCCGTTGTCTCTGGCAACACTCTGGCACTGGACCAGATCCTTTCCCAGTCGCTGCGTCGCAGTAAAGCCGACTGGATCCGGGTTTCTGACGTTATGGGAGACCAACTTGGCTTTGTTTCCCGCGAACCGATCAACCCAGGTGAGATACCCGAGCGCTACCAGATCTATGAAGCCGAGATTCTCCAGCAGCCCCTGGAATTTGGTTCGGAGCGCACTGCGGAGTGGTTTGAGCCGGACTATGGCTTTGGTTCCGGTTCTCTGCGGGTTGGCACTGTTCAGGTTGGCGTAAGTCAGGATGTTCTTGCGGAACGGCGGCAGGATATTCTCTGGACATCGATCGCCGTTGGCGTGGCCCTGCTGCTGTTCAGCATTCTGATCATCAATCATTTCCTTGGAGCAATTCTGGCACCGATACGGGACCTCGCCGGGCGAATCGGTCAACTCACCGATGGTGACTACCAGGAGCGTCCCCTGAATACTCACCAGAGTTCGAAGGAGATCGTTGCCATTGAAGAGCAACTCAACCAGCTGGCTCATCACCTGGCCGGCCTGAAAACAGCACGGGACCAGACCCTCGCCGCGTCCGAAGGTGCCCGGGAAAAGGCCGAGATGGCAAATCAGGCGAAATCTGAATTTCTGGCAACCATGAGCCATGAGTTGCGTACGCCCCTGAACGGGGTGCTTGGGATGGTCGATCTGATCCAGGAAGAACCGCTTACCCAACGCCAGCGCGAATACCTCAACACCGCCCGCCAGTCCACCGAGGATCTGTTGACCGTCATCGGGGACATCCTCGATTACTCGAAGATGGACAGCGGCACCCTGAAGCTTGAAAGCCAGGAGTTTAACCTTCGGGAACTGATTTCCAACTGCACCGCCACCTACCGACACCTCGCCGAGCAACAGGGCCTTGCCCTCAATCTCAAGTTCTTCGGCGACTGGCCGGACAACCCCGTAGTCATCGGTGACCCCGCGCGTTTGCGGCAAATTCTAGCGGGGCTGGCTGACAACGCCATCAAGTTTACTGGCGATGGCTTTATCAATATTCAGGCGGGCTTTTTCGCTCTGGAAGACAACTGCATCATTCTAAATTGCTCGGTCAGCGACTCCGGGTCCGGCATTCCGACCGAGCGCCTTCACGACATTTTCAACTCCTTCGAACAGGTCGACGGCGGAAACAGCCGGCTATACGGGGGCACCGGGCTTGGCCTCTCCCTGGTCCAGCGGCTGGTTGAACTCATGGGCGGGCACATTCAGGTGGAAACGGATCTGGGTAAGGGTTCCTCGTTCCGGTTTGAGCTGCCCTTCGAGCTGGCGGATCGACCCAGCGAGCCCGAACCGTCCGGTACACCGCCAAGGGAGACGATTAATGGCACCAGCCACGCTCTGGTGGTGGAAGATAACCCGGTAAACCAGCGCGTTGCCACAGCTATGCTCAAGCGATTGGGTTTCCATACCGATTCCGCCAACAACGGCAAGGAAGCACTGGACAGGGTGACCACTAACCACACAGGCTACGACATCATATTGATGGACTGTCAGATGCCCGTGATGGACGGATACGAGGCCACCCGCTATATCCGGGAATGGGAGCAGAGCAACGGGCAGATAGGGACACCGATCATTGCACTAACGGCAGACGTTCTGCCCGGGACAGAAAAGAGTTGTCTCGATTGTGGCATGAACGACTATCTGGCCAAGCCTGTTCGCAAGGAAATGCTGCGGGAAGTGCTCAGCCGCTGGATCAAGCTCTAG
- a CDS encoding TonB-dependent receptor plug domain-containing protein, translating into MSNCRPLVTCLGVSLAISALLPVTVQAQTETPDFMPGLLGLEGEHSEIPEVLTTTRLRQSKLRVPGTTTIITGDMIRDLGVMNLVEALRLVPGMVVGHWGSTNPVATYHGTSQYEQRRLQVQIDGRTAYRISLADVDWLGMPVALENIERIEVSRGPNSAAYGINAFLGSINIITRSPQDTAGVEAYTSVGSRGHVRTFTSVGDTDADKSWRLSYEKRKSNGFDSQVDGGEEIPFHDGHDINNFNFDSVFRIDRQHSIDVRAGVLDGVNEEDFEKSGKLGAITNPDIIMDDYYLHVRFDGATSPSHFYHIQASYQNQRQRQRWTVSAPAAEINALLPSGFPAFPEDQGPFIADLNEDLEETRQEIELQDTIIFSDEFKLVSGVGYRKDSFNSETFFNGKGDNYQSRVFANAEYSPFRWLTFNAGGNWEQTTTTDEDYFSPRAAANFILNNNHALRFVFSRAVRTPDAFEQNPDWGYTPRNVQAPFEALDGQRIEVEGLLDPTTSTYGQELEEEWITSREISYFGQFHLERALLSVEVRYFNDDFRDMISGVINEEEWYIANNVDLEQEGVELETSLEFSGTKLRATYAYLEQEGRYTGDPAALPVDKQERAVDLLARLSARDSGSFAWIQDLPMGFMTSAAMYWTNEVRESRFERADFRLARRVDKADYSYMLALTMQHYLNPKPWISPDNRIEDQNQFFVEAGIRF; encoded by the coding sequence ATGAGTAACTGTCGCCCTCTCGTAACCTGCCTTGGCGTCAGCCTTGCTATCTCTGCGCTGTTGCCTGTGACGGTCCAGGCACAGACTGAAACCCCCGACTTCATGCCCGGCTTGCTTGGCCTGGAAGGCGAACACAGCGAAATTCCCGAAGTGTTGACCACAACCCGACTGCGCCAGTCCAAGCTTCGGGTTCCCGGGACAACCACCATCATTACAGGCGACATGATCCGAGATCTCGGTGTCATGAACCTGGTAGAGGCACTCCGGCTGGTACCGGGTATGGTTGTTGGTCATTGGGGAAGCACCAATCCGGTGGCAACCTACCACGGTACGTCCCAGTACGAACAGCGTCGGCTGCAAGTTCAAATTGACGGACGAACCGCCTACCGGATCAGCCTCGCAGACGTAGACTGGCTGGGCATGCCAGTCGCTCTGGAAAATATCGAACGAATTGAAGTGAGTCGAGGCCCCAACTCCGCGGCCTACGGCATCAACGCGTTCCTCGGCAGCATCAACATCATCACCCGATCGCCTCAGGATACCGCCGGCGTGGAGGCCTACACCTCGGTCGGCTCGCGGGGACATGTTCGAACGTTCACCTCTGTGGGCGATACCGATGCCGATAAGAGTTGGAGGTTGTCATACGAAAAGCGCAAATCCAATGGCTTTGACAGCCAGGTTGATGGCGGCGAGGAGATCCCCTTCCACGATGGCCACGACATCAACAACTTCAATTTCGACAGCGTGTTCCGGATTGATCGTCAGCATTCCATCGATGTGCGCGCCGGCGTGCTGGATGGCGTAAACGAAGAGGACTTCGAGAAGTCCGGCAAGTTGGGGGCGATCACCAACCCGGACATCATCATGGACGACTACTATCTCCATGTCCGGTTCGACGGAGCGACCTCTCCCAGTCACTTCTACCATATTCAGGCAAGCTATCAGAACCAACGGCAACGTCAGCGTTGGACGGTTTCCGCCCCGGCAGCGGAAATCAACGCGCTTCTGCCATCCGGGTTCCCGGCCTTCCCCGAAGACCAGGGTCCGTTCATTGCTGATCTGAACGAAGACCTCGAGGAAACCCGGCAAGAAATCGAACTTCAGGACACCATCATTTTCAGCGATGAATTCAAGCTGGTTTCCGGCGTGGGCTACAGAAAGGACTCTTTCAATTCCGAGACCTTCTTCAACGGGAAAGGAGACAACTATCAATCCCGGGTATTCGCGAATGCCGAGTACTCGCCCTTTCGATGGCTAACCTTTAACGCTGGCGGGAACTGGGAACAGACCACCACCACCGATGAAGATTATTTCTCGCCCAGGGCTGCCGCAAACTTCATCCTGAACAACAACCATGCCCTGCGTTTCGTGTTTTCCCGGGCGGTTCGCACACCGGACGCCTTTGAACAGAATCCTGACTGGGGCTACACGCCGAGAAATGTGCAGGCCCCATTTGAAGCATTGGACGGCCAGAGAATCGAAGTCGAGGGCCTTCTGGACCCGACAACCTCCACCTATGGCCAGGAGCTGGAGGAAGAATGGATCACCTCCAGGGAGATCAGTTATTTTGGCCAGTTCCATCTGGAAAGAGCATTGCTCTCGGTGGAAGTCCGCTACTTCAACGACGATTTCCGTGACATGATCAGCGGTGTCATCAACGAAGAAGAGTGGTATATCGCCAACAATGTCGATCTGGAGCAAGAAGGCGTAGAACTGGAAACCTCGTTGGAGTTTTCCGGGACCAAACTTCGCGCCACCTACGCCTACCTTGAGCAGGAAGGTCGTTACACCGGCGACCCGGCGGCACTGCCGGTGGACAAGCAGGAACGTGCTGTGGATCTGTTGGCACGGCTCTCAGCCCGCGACTCTGGCAGCTTCGCCTGGATTCAGGATCTGCCTATGGGTTTCATGACCTCCGCAGCAATGTACTGGACCAATGAGGTACGGGAATCCCGGTTCGAGCGAGCCGATTTCCGTCTGGCCCGCCGGGTGGACAAAGCCGATTACAGTTATATGCTGGCACTGACGATGCAGCATTATCTGAATCCCAAGCCATGGATCAGCCCGGATAACCGGATTGAGGATCAGAACCAGTTTTTTGTTGAGGCTGGTATTCGTTTCTGA
- a CDS encoding FadR/GntR family transcriptional regulator, whose translation MLERIRKGSLVETAIESLRNAIEKGDWSVGDRLPVESELSESLGVSRNTVREAVRVLVHVGMLETRQGDGTYVRATRDAGETLRRIARTQLAEQLEVRIMLETEAAKLAAHRRTEQDLRHMTTALDARAKAGDDLQARIRHDEAFHHALVAASHNSALIELYDYFSHAVSQTIEKTETDADLPEPSQEDHELLLAAVRRQDEGKAESLARSLLKPSLQALKRRES comes from the coding sequence ATGCTGGAACGTATTCGCAAAGGCTCGCTGGTCGAGACCGCTATCGAGAGTCTCAGAAACGCCATCGAAAAAGGTGACTGGTCGGTTGGCGATCGCCTGCCCGTCGAATCAGAACTTTCCGAATCCCTCGGAGTAAGCCGAAACACGGTTCGTGAGGCGGTTCGGGTGCTGGTACACGTGGGGATGCTGGAAACCCGCCAGGGGGATGGCACATACGTACGGGCGACACGGGACGCCGGGGAGACACTGCGGAGAATTGCCCGCACCCAGCTGGCGGAGCAGCTGGAGGTCAGGATCATGCTGGAAACGGAGGCCGCCAAGCTGGCAGCGCACCGGCGGACAGAACAGGATCTCCGGCACATGACCACAGCCCTGGATGCTCGCGCCAAAGCGGGAGATGACCTGCAGGCTCGCATCCGGCACGACGAAGCCTTCCATCATGCCCTGGTTGCGGCTTCTCATAACTCAGCGCTGATCGAGCTCTACGACTACTTTTCCCACGCTGTCAGCCAGACCATCGAGAAGACCGAAACCGACGCAGACCTGCCGGAACCCTCGCAGGAAGATCACGAACTCCTGCTCGCGGCGGTCCGGCGTCAGGACGAGGGCAAGGCAGAATCCCTGGCCCGGTCGCTTTTGAAACCCAGCCTTCAGGCCTTGAAGCGTCGGGAGTCCTGA
- a CDS encoding flavin-containing monooxygenase yields the protein MIMSQASLREHPSILIIGSGFGGLGMAIKLKLAGFNNLTLLEKADRVGGTWRDNTYPGAACDVQSHFYSYSFEPKHDWSRKFGLQREILGYMEHCVQKYRLGSHIRFNSEVQEAAFDDKTNQWSVTLANGEQLTANVLITATGQLNQPAWPNLKGLDRFQGKMFHSARWDHDYDLSDKRVAVIGTGASALQFVPEIASKVKQLDLFQRSAAWVLPKPDRPFKRWEQTLFQKVPAWDRLYRYLIYWKNESRALAFTKFSGLLEYYANMAKREARKQVTDPAKLKKIIPDYKIGCKRILISNDWYPAINRPNVNLITDPIDHIDESGVITHEGHHHEVDAIICGTGFRASEFLSPIRITGRGGKTLNEAWQNGAVAFKGITVSGFPNMFMLYGPNTNLAHNSILYMLESQFRYVLECLEALEKYPDSAMDVRQDRQDRFTHVVQQGLEDTVWSSGCTSWYLDEHGRNTINWPGFTFTYRFATRRVDTADYQFLYPGQTAG from the coding sequence ATGATCATGAGCCAAGCCAGCCTGCGAGAACACCCGTCCATTCTGATTATCGGTAGCGGTTTTGGTGGTCTGGGCATGGCCATCAAACTGAAACTGGCCGGCTTCAATAACCTGACCCTGCTGGAAAAAGCCGACCGGGTTGGAGGTACCTGGCGTGATAACACCTACCCCGGTGCCGCCTGCGATGTGCAATCGCACTTTTATTCATACTCCTTCGAACCCAAGCACGACTGGTCGCGGAAATTCGGCTTGCAGCGCGAAATACTCGGCTATATGGAGCACTGCGTTCAGAAATATCGCCTAGGCAGTCACATCCGGTTTAACTCCGAGGTGCAGGAAGCCGCGTTTGACGACAAAACAAATCAATGGTCGGTGACCCTCGCAAACGGTGAGCAGCTGACCGCCAATGTACTCATCACCGCCACCGGACAGCTCAATCAACCTGCCTGGCCAAACCTCAAGGGACTGGATCGTTTCCAGGGCAAAATGTTCCATTCAGCCCGTTGGGATCATGATTACGACTTGTCCGATAAACGGGTGGCGGTCATTGGAACCGGCGCCAGTGCCCTTCAGTTTGTTCCGGAGATTGCATCGAAGGTAAAGCAGCTGGACCTGTTTCAGCGCTCGGCGGCCTGGGTCCTGCCCAAGCCGGATCGGCCCTTCAAGCGCTGGGAGCAGACGCTGTTCCAGAAAGTACCGGCATGGGATCGCCTCTATCGGTACCTTATTTACTGGAAAAACGAGAGTCGCGCCCTCGCTTTCACCAAATTCAGTGGCCTTCTCGAGTATTACGCGAACATGGCAAAGCGGGAGGCCAGAAAACAGGTCACAGATCCCGCCAAGCTGAAAAAGATCATTCCGGACTACAAGATCGGCTGCAAACGGATTCTGATTTCCAACGACTGGTATCCGGCCATCAACCGGCCGAATGTGAACCTGATTACCGACCCTATTGACCACATTGACGAGTCCGGCGTCATTACGCACGAAGGCCACCACCATGAAGTGGACGCCATTATCTGCGGCACTGGTTTTCGGGCCTCGGAGTTCCTGTCACCCATCCGGATAACAGGCCGGGGCGGAAAGACGCTGAATGAGGCCTGGCAGAACGGCGCTGTCGCGTTCAAAGGCATCACCGTCAGCGGCTTCCCCAACATGTTCATGCTCTATGGACCCAACACCAACCTGGCCCATAACTCTATCCTGTACATGCTTGAGTCCCAGTTTCGCTACGTCCTGGAATGTCTGGAGGCACTCGAAAAGTACCCTGACTCCGCCATGGACGTCCGACAAGACCGGCAGGACCGTTTCACCCATGTGGTTCAACAGGGCCTGGAAGACACAGTCTGGAGCTCTGGCTGCACCTCCTGGTACCTCGATGAGCATGGGCGCAATACCATCAACTGGCCGGGATTCACCTTCACCTACCGGTTCGCCACCCGCCGGGTAGACACCGCTGATTACCAGTTTCTTTACCCTGGCCAGACCGCGGGGTAA
- a CDS encoding LysR family transcriptional regulator — protein sequence MKLNYHHLYYFWKVARTGHLTRAADSLHISQSALSGQIRKLEDSLGHDLFIREGRRLKLSEAGRMAFSYAEEIFRQGEELTALFASGAQPNREILRIGAVATLSRNFQEGFLQPLLNREDLELSLQSSHMDELLRRLSAHRLDLILANQAVQGDEQNPWRSRLIAKQPVSIIGPRGIDVQGDFVDVLRGRSLIVPGPDNNIRQAFDQLCEYHRLRPNIAAEVDDMAMMRLLTRDTGHFAIMPPVVVRDEMKSGTLADYGALPGVFEEFYAISIRRQFETPALRELLSQTQDNYLTRTPIGHSD from the coding sequence ATGAAGCTGAATTACCATCACCTTTACTACTTCTGGAAGGTCGCGCGAACCGGCCACCTGACGCGGGCAGCGGACTCGCTGCATATTTCCCAGTCGGCGCTGTCGGGTCAGATACGCAAGCTGGAAGACAGCCTGGGGCACGACCTCTTCATTCGCGAGGGGCGGCGCCTCAAGCTGTCTGAAGCCGGGAGAATGGCATTCTCCTACGCCGAGGAGATCTTCCGCCAGGGTGAGGAACTGACGGCATTATTTGCCTCCGGCGCTCAACCAAACCGCGAGATACTCCGGATCGGGGCAGTGGCTACGCTCTCCCGTAACTTCCAGGAAGGCTTTCTGCAGCCGCTGTTGAACCGGGAAGACCTTGAGCTGAGCCTGCAAAGTAGCCACATGGATGAGCTGCTAAGACGCCTCTCGGCGCATCGACTGGACCTGATCCTCGCAAACCAGGCGGTACAGGGAGATGAACAGAATCCCTGGCGGTCACGGCTGATTGCCAAACAGCCGGTCAGCATCATCGGGCCGCGGGGAATAGACGTTCAGGGCGATTTTGTCGACGTACTGCGTGGCCGGAGTCTGATTGTGCCGGGCCCGGACAACAACATACGCCAGGCCTTCGACCAGTTGTGCGAGTATCACAGGCTGCGTCCCAACATCGCCGCCGAGGTGGATGACATGGCGATGATGCGACTTCTCACCCGGGATACCGGTCATTTCGCCATTATGCCTCCGGTGGTCGTGCGCGACGAAATGAAGAGCGGAACCCTTGCAGACTACGGCGCCCTGCCAGGCGTCTTCGAGGAGTTCTATGCCATCAGTATCCGACGCCAGTTCGAGACGCCGGCACTCAGGGAACTGCTATCCCAGACTCAGGACAATTATCTGACCCGGACGCCGATTGGTCATTCTGACTAG
- a CDS encoding NADH-quinone oxidoreductase subunit L, producing MNPIAEFSLLSILALWLLLPVGLFLLAGLTGWLKNPLKVNHCWRLAGWALLASMAVSVVMGILLLIQPYTGGDSNRLATLGGRFGLYPDGIAVWMATMVAFIGWVILRFADNYLSQDPGRDRFLPWFLVTVASVLVLVFTNHLLILAGAWIGVSLALHHLLTLYQDRPQARMAAVQKFIVSRVGDALVVSGVVALYLHYGTFYLPDMVQNEGARAGGSTALTVASVVLALAAVLKCAQIPFHGWLIRVMEAPTPVSALLHAGVINLGGFLWLRLFPVFDGFTAGHMILLVIGGMTAVVAVLTMITQYSVKHALAWSTCAQMGFMLFEIGMGAYTLALLHLLAHSLYKAHSFLASGRTVAVSAATRFPESPSANRLSWAGLTGLLAAAILVQFPWIVENNPVFGALLVLAVSAAAMGIPAGATKAVKLKLAGLAVLLVPLYSLLHFLIGPAVPEQEGFAIPGIALGTGATLVTLLAVCSLMIAFGARFPATRALGVHFRQGLYLELPFDRLTCFLAAEALKVPAMFRRVPHHPFRLEERS from the coding sequence ATGAATCCAATCGCCGAATTTTCATTGCTCTCGATCCTCGCACTCTGGCTGCTGCTGCCGGTTGGTCTCTTCCTGCTTGCCGGGTTGACTGGCTGGCTGAAGAATCCACTGAAAGTGAACCACTGTTGGCGACTTGCCGGGTGGGCATTGTTGGCCTCCATGGCCGTTTCGGTCGTGATGGGAATCCTCCTCCTGATTCAGCCCTATACAGGAGGCGACAGCAACCGTCTGGCCACCCTGGGTGGGCGCTTCGGCCTGTATCCAGACGGGATAGCGGTCTGGATGGCCACGATGGTGGCGTTTATTGGCTGGGTTATTCTTCGGTTTGCAGACAACTACCTCAGCCAGGACCCTGGCCGTGACCGTTTTCTTCCCTGGTTTCTGGTGACGGTTGCCTCTGTTCTGGTACTGGTGTTTACCAACCATCTGCTGATTCTGGCAGGCGCCTGGATTGGTGTCAGTCTGGCCCTGCATCATTTGCTCACCCTCTATCAGGACCGGCCCCAGGCGCGAATGGCGGCGGTTCAGAAGTTCATCGTCAGCCGGGTGGGGGATGCACTGGTGGTCTCTGGTGTGGTGGCGCTCTACCTGCATTACGGCACCTTTTACCTGCCAGACATGGTCCAGAATGAGGGCGCCCGAGCCGGTGGCTCAACAGCGCTGACAGTTGCCTCGGTGGTTCTGGCTCTGGCGGCGGTTCTCAAGTGCGCCCAGATTCCCTTTCATGGCTGGCTCATCCGCGTTATGGAGGCTCCCACGCCCGTGTCTGCGCTGCTCCATGCCGGGGTTATCAATCTTGGCGGTTTCCTCTGGCTCCGTTTATTCCCGGTGTTCGATGGCTTTACGGCCGGCCACATGATTCTGCTCGTGATCGGCGGCATGACGGCGGTCGTTGCGGTTCTCACCATGATAACCCAGTACTCGGTCAAACATGCTCTTGCCTGGTCAACCTGTGCGCAGATGGGCTTTATGCTGTTCGAAATCGGCATGGGGGCCTACACACTGGCACTGCTGCATCTACTGGCCCATTCGCTGTACAAGGCGCATTCGTTCCTGGCTTCCGGTCGCACGGTGGCCGTGTCGGCAGCAACGCGTTTTCCCGAATCTCCCTCTGCCAACCGGCTCTCCTGGGCCGGGCTTACCGGCCTGTTGGCGGCGGCGATCCTGGTTCAGTTCCCGTGGATCGTGGAAAACAATCCGGTTTTCGGAGCATTGCTGGTGCTGGCGGTATCGGCGGCCGCCATGGGCATCCCGGCCGGAGCAACCAAAGCGGTGAAGCTGAAGCTTGCAGGACTGGCAGTGCTCCTGGTTCCGCTGTACTCATTGTTGCACTTTCTCATCGGCCCGGCCGTTCCCGAGCAGGAAGGGTTTGCTATCCCCGGCATTGCCCTGGGAACGGGCGCCACTCTGGTAACGCTGCTCGCCGTGTGCTCTTTGATGATTGCATTCGGTGCTCGCTTTCCGGCCACCCGTGCTCTGGGCGTTCATTTTCGTCAGGGGCTTTACCTGGAATTGCCCTTTGATCGGTTGACCTGCTTCCTGGCGGCGGAGGCTTTGAAGGTGCCGGCCATGTTCCGCAGGGTTCCGCATCATCCGTTCAGACTGGAGGAGAGATCATGA